In Candidatus Bandiella numerosa, one genomic interval encodes:
- a CDS encoding tyrosine-type recombinase/integrase, translating to MNKEEIITGFVEDSYTIRMSASKKAKQIAKYFRQERADYEYTKDVFRKLREILDIRVTKKAKKLPYVPTEEEIKKYYEVVWKSKNLLHIIMIKTLLYTGVRVTELINIKLEDVDINNCQIKISNGKGNKDRIVPFPQNFKEVLGVHVQAMSKIKAKYLFESSWKKQYTDRGIRKILEKYTKEAGIDRSISPHKLRHFLFTWMKRQGIDDALIQPYSGHESRISLEIYSKLAINDAQEKYDAVISKFPI from the coding sequence ATGAATAAAGAAGAAATTATAACAGGTTTTGTAGAAGATTCTTATACTATTAGGATGTCAGCGAGTAAAAAAGCAAAACAAATAGCAAAATATTTTAGACAGGAACGCGCAGATTATGAATATACAAAAGATGTATTTAGAAAATTAAGAGAAATATTGGATATCAGAGTAACAAAAAAAGCAAAAAAGTTACCCTATGTTCCTACTGAAGAAGAGATTAAAAAATATTATGAAGTAGTATGGAAATCTAAAAATTTACTTCATATAATCATGATCAAAACATTATTATATACAGGAGTTAGAGTAACAGAATTAATTAATATAAAATTAGAAGATGTTGATATCAACAATTGTCAAATAAAAATTAGTAACGGAAAGGGAAATAAAGATAGAATAGTTCCGTTCCCACAAAACTTTAAGGAAGTATTAGGCGTGCATGTACAAGCAATGAGCAAAATAAAGGCAAAATATCTCTTTGAATCATCATGGAAAAAGCAATATACAGATAGAGGAATAAGAAAAATACTGGAAAAATATACTAAGGAGGCAGGTATTGATAGATCAATATCTCCACATAAATTACGCCATTTTTTATTCACGTGGATGAAAAGACAAGGGATCGATGATGCTCTTATACAGCCTTATTCAGGGCACGAGAGCAGGATTTCTTTAGAAATATATTCTAAATTAGCTATTAATGATGCTCAAGAAAAATATGATGCCGTTATATCTAAATTTCCGATTTAA
- a CDS encoding Tn3 family transposase, producing the protein MKENWNKENLERYWQLDERDQEFLNYKKEENKLICAVKIKYLTLKNNFPENLEEVPKKVLEYIAKNLKISLCLAKEYKWNCRLSRHHNVEIKNHLGYKDYIDDIRKDFINWLKTDQISLGLGKQKIIEGAILYLEENKILIPKNLEREVLSVIKHYEYDFFTEINKLLSKEVKIELGNLLKEKTSDNKSLISYLRSDKGGVSLETVLENIEKLKKIKALGIDIKIFSKYKWDLLKKYAEKVSVERIMDLERRNEYLKNGLLACFCHIRKLEIVDYLIDTIVQITHNLYARAERKADKALLKEVKKISITEQIKLLKDISKKSIENPKKTIEEVIYPIADKKTLEKIAQGDAPIKYKEKHYKFIHSSYSHHYRKMLSPILEELEFIANNPKDNEVLQGLELIKKYVNQNKRTIAKEEVPLDGIVPKNCREFICSETKVKRNYYEICLLSSLRDKLRCKEIWLKEAYRYRDPQEDVHKDFYERKDYYFNEIKQPKEAKEFIEKVKQELDKWMRTFSNGYNKNIKVTIELRNGAFTIKLAKSKAQAAPKNIEILKKDIQKHWVDLSLLDVVKEADLKINFTDELQSVGDREFSNSFIQRKRKILCVYGLGTNIGLKRASGADFNVSYDNLRHTQNLCITTNNIRNACTKIANKTLEIRDEILWGVSSTLFCASDASQFAVWDQNIMSEWHVRYGGKGVMAYWHTDKKSFCIYSQLKRCSSSEVASMIKGVIHHSTEAEVQANCVDTKGQNLGAFGFSYILNFDLLCRFKSMRNQKLFSPDKGKEYKEIKDVISRVINWELIEKYYEQIILYSVALKLKKAEPEALLKIFNSNNLKHPVYQAIQELGRAVKTIFLCKYLSSESLRREIHETLNVIERWNGVNEFIFYGKKGVISTNNYVQQELAILSLHLVQACMVYINTLMIQKVLSLKRWKNVLTERDKKALSPLIYEHINPYGRLDLDMKKRINFMVSDNE; encoded by the coding sequence ATGAAGGAAAATTGGAATAAAGAGAATCTAGAGAGATATTGGCAGTTAGATGAAAGGGATCAAGAATTCTTGAATTATAAAAAGGAAGAGAATAAGTTGATCTGCGCAGTAAAAATAAAATACCTAACTTTAAAAAATAATTTTCCAGAAAATCTAGAAGAAGTTCCAAAAAAAGTACTAGAGTATATAGCAAAAAATTTAAAAATTTCTCTTTGTTTAGCGAAGGAATACAAATGGAATTGCAGGCTATCAAGGCATCATAACGTAGAAATAAAAAATCATCTTGGATATAAAGATTACATAGATGATATAAGAAAAGATTTTATCAATTGGCTAAAAACAGATCAAATATCGTTAGGACTGGGAAAACAAAAAATTATTGAAGGTGCTATATTGTATTTAGAAGAGAATAAAATTCTAATCCCAAAAAATCTAGAAAGGGAAGTCTTATCTGTTATAAAACATTATGAATATGATTTTTTTACAGAAATAAATAAGTTATTAAGCAAAGAAGTAAAAATAGAGTTAGGCAATCTGTTAAAAGAAAAAACAAGCGATAATAAAAGCTTAATAAGCTATCTAAGAAGTGATAAAGGAGGAGTAAGTTTAGAAACAGTTTTAGAAAATATAGAAAAGCTAAAAAAAATAAAGGCCCTAGGTATAGATATCAAGATATTTAGTAAATATAAGTGGGATTTATTGAAGAAATACGCAGAGAAAGTTTCTGTTGAAAGAATTATGGATTTGGAAAGAAGAAATGAGTATTTAAAAAATGGGTTGTTGGCGTGTTTTTGTCATATTAGAAAACTAGAGATAGTAGATTATTTAATAGATACGATAGTGCAAATAACGCATAATTTATATGCGAGAGCAGAGAGGAAAGCAGATAAAGCATTGTTAAAAGAAGTAAAAAAAATAAGTATAACTGAGCAAATAAAATTATTAAAGGATATATCAAAGAAAAGTATAGAGAATCCTAAAAAAACTATAGAAGAGGTGATATATCCTATAGCAGATAAAAAAACATTAGAAAAAATAGCACAAGGAGATGCGCCAATTAAATATAAAGAGAAGCACTATAAATTCATACATTCTTCTTATAGTCATCATTATAGAAAAATGTTATCTCCGATACTTGAGGAATTAGAGTTTATAGCTAACAATCCAAAGGATAATGAAGTACTGCAAGGCTTGGAATTAATAAAAAAATACGTAAATCAAAATAAACGCACTATAGCGAAAGAGGAAGTGCCATTAGATGGAATAGTGCCAAAAAATTGTAGAGAATTTATATGCAGCGAGACAAAAGTTAAGAGGAATTATTATGAAATATGCTTATTATCTAGTTTACGAGATAAATTAAGGTGTAAAGAAATATGGTTAAAAGAGGCCTATAGGTATAGAGATCCACAAGAAGATGTGCATAAGGATTTTTATGAAAGAAAGGATTATTATTTCAATGAAATAAAGCAACCTAAAGAAGCTAAAGAGTTTATAGAAAAAGTGAAGCAAGAGTTGGATAAATGGATGAGAACATTTAGCAATGGTTATAATAAAAATATAAAAGTTACTATAGAGCTAAGAAATGGAGCATTTACAATAAAACTTGCAAAATCAAAAGCACAAGCGGCTCCAAAAAATATAGAGATACTAAAAAAAGATATCCAAAAACATTGGGTAGATTTGAGTTTATTAGACGTGGTAAAAGAGGCTGATTTAAAAATAAATTTTACGGATGAATTACAAAGCGTAGGAGATAGAGAGTTTAGTAATAGTTTTATACAAAGAAAAAGAAAAATATTATGCGTTTATGGATTAGGAACTAACATTGGCTTAAAAAGAGCTAGTGGAGCAGATTTTAATGTAAGTTACGATAATTTAAGACACACTCAAAATTTATGTATAACGACAAATAATATTAGAAATGCATGCACCAAAATAGCAAATAAGACATTAGAGATAAGGGATGAGATACTATGGGGTGTATCAAGCACATTATTTTGTGCATCAGACGCAAGTCAGTTTGCAGTATGGGATCAAAACATAATGAGTGAATGGCATGTACGATATGGTGGGAAAGGAGTTATGGCATATTGGCATACAGATAAAAAATCATTCTGCATATATTCGCAATTAAAAAGATGTTCGTCTTCAGAAGTGGCGTCAATGATAAAAGGAGTTATACATCATTCAACTGAGGCAGAAGTACAAGCGAATTGTGTAGATACAAAAGGACAGAATTTGGGAGCATTTGGTTTTAGTTATATATTAAATTTTGATTTATTGTGTAGATTTAAATCAATGAGAAATCAAAAGCTATTCAGTCCAGATAAAGGTAAAGAATATAAAGAAATAAAAGACGTGATATCTAGAGTGATAAACTGGGAATTAATAGAAAAATATTATGAACAAATAATATTATATTCTGTGGCATTGAAATTGAAAAAAGCTGAGCCAGAAGCGCTATTAAAGATATTTAATTCAAATAATTTAAAGCATCCTGTATATCAAGCTATACAAGAATTGGGTAGGGCTGTAAAAACAATTTTTTTATGCAAATATTTAAGCTCTGAATCCTTGAGAAGAGAAATTCATGAAACATTAAATGTTATTGAAAGATGGAATGGAGTAAATGAGTTTATTTTTTATGGCAAAAAGGGAGTGATATCAACTAACAATTATGTTCAACAAGAGCTAGCAATATTATCACTTCACTTAGTGCAAGCTTGCATGGTCTACATCAACACATTAATGATTCAAAAGGTCTTAAGTTTAAAAAGATGGAAAAATGTGTTAACTGAAAGAGATAAAAAGGCACTAAGCCCATTAATATACGAACACATTAATCCGTATGGAAGATTGGATCTGGACATGAAGAAAAGAATTAATTTTATGGTGAGTGATAATGAATAA
- a CDS encoding YhcG family protein — protein MNKEVIKVEQSYHSLLSDIADIIKRSKQNVATTVNSAIVLLYWTIGKRIDDEILKGDRGNYGEHIISQLAQELTVKFGKGYTKSSLFRMVRFAKIYSDQKIVATVSQQLSWSHIIIICQIEDGVKRDFYLEMARIERWSVRRARNKINSMLFERTAISKKPEEVIRAEIDKLREKDELTPDLVFRDPYLLDFMNLPGKYSEGDLENAILDNITEFLYELGNDFCFVARQKKMSTQNTDRYLDLLFYHRGLKRLIAIELKLGKFEPEHKGQMEWYLRWLDKNERKEDEERPMGIILCADKDQGDVEYLELDEANIHVTKYLTQLPPKKLLEEYLHKAIVLARASYETRRLKKKDVD, from the coding sequence ATGAATAAAGAAGTAATAAAAGTAGAGCAATCATATCATAGTTTATTAAGTGATATTGCCGATATAATAAAAAGAAGCAAACAAAATGTTGCGACTACGGTAAATTCAGCAATTGTATTATTATATTGGACAATAGGAAAGAGAATTGACGATGAGATTTTAAAAGGAGATAGAGGGAATTATGGTGAACATATAATATCTCAGTTAGCACAAGAATTAACAGTAAAATTCGGCAAGGGGTATACTAAAAGTAGCTTATTTAGAATGGTGAGATTTGCTAAAATATATTCAGATCAAAAAATAGTTGCTACAGTGTCGCAACAATTATCGTGGTCACATATTATAATTATTTGCCAAATAGAAGATGGCGTTAAAAGGGACTTTTATCTAGAAATGGCTAGGATAGAGAGGTGGAGTGTTAGGAGAGCTAGAAATAAGATAAATAGTATGCTGTTTGAAAGAACGGCGATAAGTAAGAAACCTGAAGAAGTTATAAGAGCTGAGATTGATAAACTGAGAGAAAAAGATGAATTAACACCAGATTTAGTTTTTAGAGATCCTTATTTATTAGATTTTATGAATTTGCCTGGCAAGTATTCTGAAGGTGATCTTGAGAACGCTATTTTGGATAATATAACAGAATTTTTGTACGAGCTAGGGAATGATTTTTGTTTTGTAGCTAGGCAAAAAAAAATGTCTACACAAAATACGGACCGATATCTTGATTTATTATTTTATCACAGGGGATTGAAGAGATTAATAGCAATAGAATTAAAGCTTGGAAAATTTGAGCCAGAGCATAAAGGACAAATGGAGTGGTATTTACGTTGGCTAGATAAGAATGAGCGCAAGGAAGATGAAGAGAGACCAATGGGAATAATATTATGTGCTGATAAAGATCAAGGAGATGTTGAGTATTTAGAGTTAGATGAAGCTAACATTCATGTTACTAAATACTTAACTCAATTACCACCAAAAAAACTGCTAGAAGAATACCTACATAAGGCAATAGTATTGGCACGTGCTAGTTACGAAACAAGGAGACTAAAGAAAAAGGATGTAGATTAA
- a CDS encoding MFS transporter — protein MFNTYKNITNNRVLVFVLFLIVLLYVFMWTACIPALPTIAKYYAQDKNQIYNIVINYLFGVGISQIFYGSMSDIFGRRSILLVGNFISIIGSFVVLVSDSLDVMLVGRFIQGIGAGSFVVVWKAIARDITIGKSDTFISIVSSMMIVAGVLQIISPIVGGYITVFSNWRTIFFVMLLCSILSFFYIFIFLPETLANPLQHYSVLNYINKNLKSIITNLDFWSFTLISSVALSAVTIFQYSSSFILENQLGLQPNQLAYMPVFNVVGFYMGNTFAHKYLSKQLYYFIFAIFFMFVGASIMHTYTTSTILKLMLPMFIYSLGTGIIIPFATAYAIVKHENIGFVSSFTGTIQMLVVTCFCKFFNAHMQITTQRSIAKILFICTLINLLIYFAHICIDSQGKLKNK, from the coding sequence ATGTTTAATACATATAAAAATATTACTAACAATCGAGTGTTAGTTTTTGTATTATTTTTAATAGTATTATTATATGTATTTATGTGGACAGCGTGTATCCCAGCCTTGCCAACCATCGCAAAATATTATGCACAAGATAAAAATCAAATTTATAATATAGTTATAAATTATCTCTTTGGTGTTGGTATATCTCAGATCTTTTATGGAAGCATGTCTGATATTTTTGGTAGGAGATCTATTTTATTAGTAGGTAACTTCATATCTATAATAGGATCATTTGTTGTTTTAGTATCTGATTCATTAGATGTGATGCTTGTTGGAAGGTTTATTCAAGGTATTGGGGCAGGATCTTTTGTTGTAGTGTGGAAAGCTATAGCCAGAGATATTACGATTGGGAAAAGTGACACCTTTATATCTATAGTTTCAAGTATGATGATAGTAGCAGGTGTTTTGCAGATTATATCGCCTATAGTTGGAGGATATATTACAGTTTTTTCTAATTGGCGTACAATATTTTTTGTTATGTTATTGTGCTCTATCCTATCTTTTTTTTATATTTTTATTTTTTTGCCGGAAACTTTAGCAAATCCGTTACAGCATTATTCTGTACTTAATTATATTAACAAAAATCTAAAATCTATAATTACTAATCTAGATTTCTGGTCGTTTACTCTTATATCTTCTGTAGCTTTAAGTGCAGTTACAATATTCCAATATTCTTCTTCTTTTATATTGGAAAATCAACTGGGTCTTCAGCCTAATCAATTGGCCTATATGCCAGTTTTTAACGTTGTCGGTTTTTATATGGGTAATACATTTGCACACAAATATTTATCTAAGCAATTATATTATTTCATCTTTGCGATATTTTTTATGTTTGTAGGTGCAAGTATAATGCATACTTACACTACAAGCACGATTCTTAAGCTGATGTTGCCAATGTTTATTTATAGTTTAGGTACCGGTATTATCATACCTTTTGCCACAGCTTATGCTATTGTTAAACATGAAAATATAGGTTTTGTATCTAGTTTTACTGGTACAATACAAATGCTAGTAGTAACTTGTTTTTGTAAGTTTTTTAATGCTCATATGCAAATAACTACCCAAAGATCTATAGCAAAAATATTATTTATATGCACATTAATAAATTTACTTATTTATTTTGCGCATATATGTATTGACTCTCAAGGTAAATTAAAAAACAAATGA